In one Pseudomonas tensinigenes genomic region, the following are encoded:
- the guaA gene encoding glutamine-hydrolyzing GMP synthase has protein sequence MALDIHAHRILILDFGSQYTQLIARRVREIGVYCELHPFDMDEDAIREFAPKGVILAGGPESVHVADSPRCPQAVFDLGVPVFGICYGMQTMAEQLGGKVEGSELREFGYARVDVVGKSRLLDGIEDHIDADGLFSLDVWMSHGDKVTKMPEDFHILASTPSCPIAGMFNDDRGYYGVQFHPEVTHTKQGGRILSRFVLDICGCEALWTPSKIAEDAIANIRAQVGTDNVLLGLSGGVDSSVVAALLHKAIGDQLTCVFVDNGLLRLHEGEQVMAMFAENMGVKVIRANAEDQFLNNLAGEADPEKKRKIIGRTFIDVFDAQSNKLENIKYLAQGTIYPDVIESAGAKSGKAHVIKSHHNVGGLPEEMNLKLVEPLRELFKDEVRRLGLELGLPYDMVYRHPFPGPGLGVRILGEVKKEYADLLRRADHIFIEELRKADWYHKVSQAFVVFQPVKSVGVVGDGRRYAWVVALRAVETIDFMTARWAHLPYELLETVSGRIINEIEGISRVTYDVSSKPPATIEWE, from the coding sequence ATGGCCCTCGATATTCACGCTCACCGCATCCTGATCCTCGACTTCGGCTCGCAATACACCCAACTGATTGCCCGCCGCGTGCGCGAAATCGGTGTGTACTGCGAACTGCACCCGTTCGACATGGACGAAGATGCGATCCGCGAATTCGCTCCTAAAGGCGTCATCCTCGCCGGCGGCCCCGAGTCCGTGCACGTCGCCGACAGCCCGCGCTGCCCACAGGCAGTGTTCGACCTGGGCGTACCGGTCTTCGGTATCTGCTACGGCATGCAGACCATGGCCGAGCAACTGGGCGGCAAGGTTGAAGGTTCCGAACTGCGTGAGTTCGGTTACGCCCGCGTTGACGTGGTTGGCAAGAGCCGCCTGCTCGACGGCATCGAAGACCACATCGACGCTGACGGCCTGTTCAGCCTCGACGTGTGGATGAGCCATGGTGACAAGGTCACCAAGATGCCGGAAGACTTCCACATCCTCGCCAGCACCCCAAGCTGCCCGATCGCCGGCATGTTCAACGACGACCGTGGCTACTACGGCGTGCAGTTCCACCCGGAAGTGACCCACACCAAACAGGGCGGTCGCATCCTCTCGCGTTTCGTTCTCGACATCTGCGGCTGTGAAGCCCTGTGGACGCCGTCGAAGATCGCTGAAGACGCCATTGCCAACATCCGCGCACAAGTCGGCACCGACAACGTGCTGCTGGGTCTGTCCGGCGGCGTTGACTCCTCGGTGGTTGCCGCGCTGCTGCACAAAGCCATTGGCGATCAACTGACCTGCGTCTTCGTCGACAACGGCCTGCTGCGTCTGCACGAAGGCGAGCAAGTGATGGCCATGTTCGCCGAGAACATGGGCGTCAAAGTCATTCGCGCCAACGCTGAAGATCAGTTCCTCAACAACCTGGCCGGCGAAGCCGACCCAGAGAAGAAGCGCAAGATCATCGGTCGTACCTTCATCGACGTATTCGATGCCCAGTCGAACAAACTGGAAAACATCAAGTACCTCGCGCAGGGCACCATCTACCCGGACGTGATCGAGTCGGCTGGCGCGAAAAGCGGCAAGGCTCACGTGATCAAGTCGCACCACAACGTGGGCGGCCTGCCGGAAGAGATGAACCTGAAACTGGTCGAGCCACTGCGCGAACTGTTCAAGGACGAAGTCCGTCGTCTGGGCCTGGAACTCGGCCTGCCGTACGACATGGTCTACCGTCACCCGTTCCCGGGCCCGGGCCTGGGCGTGCGTATCCTCGGTGAAGTGAAAAAGGAATACGCCGACCTGCTGCGTCGTGCCGACCACATCTTCATCGAAGAACTGCGCAAAGCCGACTGGTACCACAAGGTCAGCCAAGCCTTCGTCGTGTTCCAGCCAGTGAAATCGGTTGGCGTTGTTGGCGACGGCCGTCGTTACGCTTGGGTGGTTGCCCTGCGTGCCGTGGAAACCATCGACTTCATGACCGCGCGTTGGGCTCACCTGCCTTACGAACTGCTGGAAACCGTCTCCGGCCGCATCATCAATGAAATCGAAGGCATCTCCCGCGTCACTTACGACGTATCGAGCAAGCCGCCGGCGACGATTGAGTGGGAGTGA
- the guaB gene encoding IMP dehydrogenase: protein MLRISQEALTFDDILLVPGYSEVLPNEVSLKTRLTRGIELNIPLVSAAMDTVTEARLAIAMAQEGGIGIIHKNMTIEQQAAEVRKVKKFEAGVVKDPITIEADATVRDLFELTRMHNISGVPVLHDGDLVGIVTSRDVRFESRLEATVREVMTPKERLVTIKEGASKDEARELLHKHRIERVLIVDDKFALKGMMTVNDIEKAKAYPLASKDDQGRLRVGAAVGTGKDTGDRVAALVNAGVDVVVVDTAHGHSKGVIDRVRWVKENFPEVQVIGGNIATGAAAKALAEAGADAVKVGIGPGSICTTRIVAGVGVPQISAIANVAAALEGTGVPLIADGGIRFSGDLSKAIVAGASCVMMGSMFAGTEEAPGEIELFQGRSYKAYRGMGSLGAMSQAQGSSDRYFQDSSAGAEKLVPEGIEGRVPYKGTLSAIIHQLMGGLRSSMGYTGSANIEEMRTKPEFVRITGAGMAESHVHDVQITKEAPNYRVG from the coding sequence ATGCTGCGTATCAGCCAAGAAGCTCTGACATTCGACGACATTCTCCTAGTGCCCGGTTATTCCGAGGTACTTCCTAACGAAGTCAGTCTCAAGACCCGCCTTACCCGTGGCATCGAGCTGAACATTCCTCTGGTTTCTGCTGCAATGGACACCGTTACTGAAGCCCGTCTGGCAATCGCCATGGCTCAGGAAGGTGGCATCGGCATTATCCACAAGAACATGACCATCGAGCAGCAAGCTGCCGAAGTGCGTAAGGTCAAGAAGTTCGAAGCCGGCGTCGTCAAGGATCCGATCACCATCGAGGCTGATGCCACGGTGCGTGACCTGTTCGAATTGACCCGCATGCACAACATTTCCGGCGTTCCGGTGCTGCACGATGGCGACCTGGTCGGCATCGTCACTTCCCGTGACGTGCGTTTCGAAAGCCGTCTGGAAGCCACCGTCCGTGAAGTGATGACGCCGAAAGAGCGTCTGGTCACGATCAAGGAAGGCGCGAGCAAGGACGAAGCACGCGAACTGCTGCACAAGCACCGTATCGAGCGCGTGCTGATCGTCGACGACAAGTTCGCCCTCAAAGGCATGATGACCGTCAACGATATCGAAAAAGCCAAAGCCTACCCGCTGGCCAGCAAGGACGATCAAGGTCGTCTGCGCGTGGGCGCTGCTGTCGGTACCGGTAAAGATACCGGTGACCGTGTAGCCGCTCTGGTCAACGCCGGTGTGGACGTGGTGGTAGTCGATACCGCGCACGGTCACTCCAAAGGCGTGATCGACCGCGTTCGCTGGGTCAAAGAAAATTTCCCTGAAGTGCAGGTGATCGGCGGCAACATCGCCACCGGCGCCGCTGCCAAGGCTCTGGCCGAAGCAGGCGCTGACGCAGTCAAGGTCGGTATCGGCCCTGGCTCGATCTGCACCACCCGTATCGTCGCCGGTGTCGGCGTCCCGCAAATCAGTGCCATCGCCAACGTTGCTGCTGCCCTTGAAGGCACTGGCGTTCCGTTGATCGCCGACGGCGGCATCCGTTTCTCCGGTGACCTGTCCAAGGCCATCGTTGCCGGTGCTTCCTGCGTGATGATGGGCTCGATGTTCGCCGGTACTGAAGAAGCGCCGGGCGAGATCGAACTGTTCCAGGGCCGTTCGTACAAGGCGTATCGCGGCATGGGTTCGCTGGGCGCCATGTCCCAGGCTCAAGGTTCTTCCGACCGTTACTTCCAGGACTCCTCGGCAGGCGCCGAGAAACTCGTTCCGGAAGGCATCGAAGGCCGTGTTCCTTACAAAGGCACCCTGAGCGCGATCATTCACCAGTTGATGGGCGGTCTGCGTTCCTCGATGGGCTACACCGGTAGCGCCAACATCGAAGAAATGCGCACCAAGCCTGAATTCGTGCGGATCACCGGCGCTGGTATGGCCGAATCCCACGTGCACGACGTGCAGATCACCAAAGAAGCGCCAAACTACCGGGTCGGCTAA
- a CDS encoding sugar ABC transporter ATPase gives MNSQSIIVPKISTLPVHEPRARAIVRWLVRKNIIKEELSTCGRTGNRMAYAIADGARAVVLHPQALPFGEPINGLEIVTKRCIYTPAKGFLEEAGCAECRREVGEALFESLEEWFPGRTDNFTCPECGHEDDINGFLYLQECAFSNLGFIFNNWLEAGFKQSFIDEFADWLDQPVSWVKVEL, from the coding sequence ATGAATTCGCAAAGCATCATCGTCCCGAAAATCTCCACCCTGCCGGTCCACGAACCCCGGGCCCGGGCGATCGTGCGCTGGCTGGTGCGCAAGAACATCATCAAGGAAGAGCTGAGCACTTGTGGCCGCACCGGCAACCGCATGGCTTACGCGATTGCCGACGGCGCGCGTGCCGTGGTCCTGCATCCACAAGCGCTGCCTTTCGGGGAGCCGATCAACGGGCTGGAGATCGTCACCAAGCGTTGTATCTATACCCCGGCCAAAGGCTTCCTCGAAGAGGCCGGTTGCGCCGAGTGCCGTCGTGAAGTTGGCGAAGCACTGTTCGAAAGCCTCGAAGAGTGGTTTCCGGGTCGCACCGACAACTTCACCTGCCCCGAATGCGGGCATGAAGACGATATCAACGGCTTTCTGTATTTGCAGGAGTGCGCGTTTTCCAACCTCGGTTTCATCTTCAACAACTGGCTGGAGGCGGGCTTCAAGCAGAGCTTTATCGATGAGTTCGCCGATTGGCTCGATCAACCTGTCTCTTGGGTCAAGGTGGAGCTGTAA
- a CDS encoding sulfite exporter TauE/SafE family protein: protein MSVAGLLSEWAWGPGGWAVIGLGIALAYIVFGIAGFGTALVAGPILILFMPLSKIVPLLVLLDFVAAFGNLLPSRRDVAKPELLRLLPCMAAGCTLGVIFLLNLKSDLLLLLMGLFISAYAVYSLWVKARPTQLSAGWAVPMGTVGGLFGALFGSGGFLYAIYLNSRLPKDAARATQSALISCSTVVRLSLFAIAGVYAELPLLILALCLLPAMALGLWIGRRLTLRLSREAFVRLVTWLVLASGLALIGRYLST from the coding sequence ATGAGCGTGGCGGGGTTGTTGAGTGAGTGGGCGTGGGGCCCCGGCGGTTGGGCGGTGATCGGGCTGGGCATCGCCCTGGCTTACATCGTGTTCGGTATCGCCGGATTCGGCACGGCGCTGGTGGCGGGGCCGATTCTGATTCTATTCATGCCGCTGTCGAAAATCGTGCCTCTGCTGGTACTACTGGACTTTGTCGCGGCGTTCGGCAACCTGCTGCCGTCGCGGCGGGATGTGGCCAAACCGGAATTGTTACGGCTGCTGCCGTGCATGGCGGCGGGTTGCACATTGGGGGTGATTTTCTTGCTCAACCTCAAATCCGATCTGTTGCTGTTGTTGATGGGGCTGTTTATCAGCGCTTACGCGGTTTACAGCCTGTGGGTGAAAGCGCGGCCGACGCAATTGTCTGCGGGGTGGGCAGTGCCGATGGGGACGGTGGGCGGATTGTTCGGCGCGCTGTTTGGCAGTGGCGGCTTTCTCTATGCGATCTATCTCAACAGCCGCTTGCCCAAAGACGCGGCCCGGGCCACGCAAAGTGCGCTGATCAGTTGCAGCACGGTGGTGCGTTTGAGCCTGTTCGCCATCGCCGGTGTGTATGCCGAGCTACCCTTGTTGATACTGGCGCTGTGTTTGTTACCGGCCATGGCGTTGGGGTTGTGGATCGGGCGGCGGTTGACCCTGCGCTTGTCGCGTGAGGCGTTTGTGCGTTTGGTGACATGGCTGGTGCTGGCGAGCGGGCTGGCGTTGATCGGGCGCTACCTCAGCACTTGA
- a CDS encoding LysR family transcriptional regulator, producing MLSTRQLRYFVEIAECGSFSSAAERLFIAQSALSRQIKDMETRLQTPLFERTARQPRLTAAGEAFLPRARNLLNELSKASAMATEVGNGQLGTLRLSHSSTVSISGRLLSDIDAYLQQQPGVSLDIGKLSSEAQLEELAEGRLDVGLLRLPVLRQREGIQIVPLFTERLLLAVPMDHRLAAAERVDLAQLKDEAFISIPHPHRGGLSYLCADLCMRQGFFPKAARVMSRKTTQLQLIQAGFGIALLPESMQDIAPSGVRFLPLTDPDCHTTVALAYRQNPTPLIHHFIETFNPPL from the coding sequence ATGCTTTCAACCCGTCAACTGCGTTACTTCGTCGAAATCGCTGAGTGCGGCAGCTTCAGTTCGGCAGCCGAACGGTTGTTTATTGCGCAATCGGCGCTGAGCCGGCAGATCAAGGACATGGAGACGCGGCTGCAAACCCCACTGTTCGAACGAACCGCGCGCCAGCCTCGCCTGACAGCGGCAGGCGAGGCGTTTTTGCCGCGCGCCAGAAATCTGCTCAATGAGTTGAGCAAGGCCAGTGCCATGGCCACTGAAGTCGGTAACGGTCAGCTCGGCACGTTGCGCCTCAGCCATTCCAGCACCGTGTCGATCAGCGGTCGTTTGCTCAGCGACATCGACGCTTATCTGCAGCAGCAACCTGGCGTGTCGCTGGATATCGGCAAACTGTCTTCGGAAGCGCAACTCGAAGAACTCGCCGAAGGACGCCTTGATGTCGGCCTGCTGCGCCTGCCAGTGTTGCGCCAGCGTGAAGGGATTCAGATTGTGCCGCTGTTCACTGAGCGATTGCTGCTGGCGGTACCGATGGATCATCGATTGGCCGCGGCTGAGCGTGTCGATCTGGCCCAACTGAAGGACGAAGCGTTCATCTCGATTCCGCATCCGCATCGCGGTGGCTTGAGTTATCTGTGTGCCGATCTGTGCATGCGTCAGGGTTTCTTCCCGAAAGCGGCGCGGGTGATGTCGCGCAAAACCACGCAATTGCAGCTGATTCAGGCCGGTTTCGGCATCGCCCTGCTGCCGGAATCGATGCAGGACATCGCCCCGAGCGGCGTACGATTTCTGCCGCTGACCGATCCCGATTGCCACACCACCGTCGCCCTCGCCTATCGACAGAATCCCACACCCCTGATTCACCACTTCATCGAAACCTTCAACCCCCCCTTGTAG
- the xseA gene encoding exodeoxyribonuclease VII large subunit, with amino-acid sequence MIKDPFARLGLDREVLTVSQLNGRARVLLEDVFSNIWVEGEISNLARPASGHIYFTLKDSGAQVRCALFRQNAARVRQALKDGLAVKVRGKVSLFEGRGDYQLILDTVEPAGDGALRLAFDALKEKLSAEGLFSAERKVPLPAHPQRIGIISSPTGAVIRDIISVFRRRAPQVQLTLIPTAVQGREATAQIVRALKMADARGFDALILARGGGSLEDLWCFNEEAVARAVDACVTPIVSAVGHETDVSISDFVADVRAPTPSAAAELLAPDSSHLIRQVESLHRRLVMRMRDRLMRDRLRLEGMARRLRHPGERLRQQAQRLDDLDMRMRRAFERHLNTRRERLIRLETRLAGQHPGRQLAMLRQRLDSLAERLPRAMREGLKNRRLQLHSQMQTLHVVSPLATLGRGYSILLDERGHAIRNAAQTHTGQRLKAKLGEGELQVRVEDNHLTPVTLSLLD; translated from the coding sequence ATGATTAAAGATCCCTTTGCAAGACTTGGTCTGGACCGTGAAGTCCTGACTGTCAGCCAGCTCAACGGCCGCGCGCGGGTGTTGCTCGAAGACGTGTTCAGCAACATCTGGGTCGAAGGCGAAATCTCCAACCTCGCCCGTCCGGCGTCCGGCCACATCTATTTCACCCTCAAGGACAGCGGCGCGCAGGTGCGTTGCGCGCTGTTCCGGCAGAACGCGGCGCGGGTGCGTCAGGCGTTGAAGGACGGCCTGGCGGTGAAGGTGCGTGGCAAGGTTTCGCTGTTCGAAGGCCGTGGCGACTATCAACTGATCCTCGACACCGTCGAACCTGCCGGTGACGGCGCGCTGCGCCTGGCCTTCGATGCGCTGAAAGAAAAGCTCAGCGCCGAAGGTCTGTTCAGTGCCGAACGCAAAGTGCCGTTGCCAGCACATCCGCAACGCATCGGCATTATCAGTTCGCCAACTGGCGCGGTGATTCGCGACATCATCAGCGTGTTCCGCCGCCGTGCGCCGCAGGTGCAACTGACGCTGATCCCCACCGCCGTACAGGGCCGCGAAGCCACCGCGCAAATCGTCCGCGCCCTGAAAATGGCCGATGCCCGTGGTTTCGACGCACTGATCCTTGCCCGTGGCGGCGGCTCGCTGGAAGACCTCTGGTGCTTCAACGAAGAAGCCGTGGCCCGCGCCGTCGATGCCTGCGTGACGCCAATTGTCAGCGCCGTCGGTCACGAAACCGATGTGTCGATCAGTGACTTTGTCGCTGACGTGCGCGCACCGACGCCGTCCGCCGCCGCTGAGTTGCTCGCGCCCGATTCCAGTCATTTGATCCGTCAGGTCGAAAGCCTGCATCGCCGCCTGGTGATGCGCATGCGTGACCGTTTGATGCGTGATCGCCTGCGTCTGGAAGGTATGGCCCGTCGCTTGCGTCATCCTGGCGAACGTCTGCGCCAGCAGGCGCAGCGTCTGGACGATCTGGACATGCGCATGCGCCGGGCGTTCGAGCGTCATCTCAATACCCGTCGCGAACGCCTGATCCGCCTGGAAACCCGTCTCGCCGGGCAACATCCGGGACGGCAACTGGCGATGTTGCGTCAGCGCCTCGACAGCCTCGCCGAACGCTTGCCCCGGGCCATGCGCGAAGGCCTGAAGAATCGTCGACTGCAACTGCACAGCCAGATGCAGACGCTGCATGTGGTCAGCCCGTTGGCAACGCTCGGTCGCGGTTACAGCATTCTGCTCGATGAGCGCGGCCATGCGATCCGCAACGCCGCGCAAACCCACACCGGCCAGCGCCTTAAAGCCAAACTCGGCGAAGGCGAGTTGCAAGTGCGCGTCGAGGACAATCACCTGACGCCCGTCACCCTCTCATTACTGGACTGA
- a CDS encoding M23 family metallopeptidase — protein sequence MPRFLAPLFLLCLTFNAHADSYITRLLNKPVPGGVAVVDLGAAAQAPKATYQGKPVLVVKEQNNWLAIVGVPLTVKPGAQQISSGGRNLPFTVGNKKYPEQRITLKNKQQVNPDQSNLKRIEGELAEQIKAYRSFSPNTPSNLLLDKPVNGPLSSKFGVRRFFNGEERNPHAGLDFAVPMGTPIKTPAAGKVILTGNYFFNGNTVFVDHGQGFISMFCHMSKIDVKVGDQLARGAVVGKVGMTGRATGPHMHWNVSLNDARVDPAIFIGAFQP from the coding sequence ATGCCGCGTTTTCTGGCTCCACTGTTTTTGCTCTGTCTGACCTTTAACGCCCACGCCGACAGTTACATCACCCGGCTGCTGAACAAACCGGTGCCGGGCGGCGTCGCGGTGGTTGATCTGGGCGCGGCTGCACAGGCGCCGAAAGCCACGTATCAGGGCAAACCGGTGCTGGTGGTAAAAGAGCAGAACAACTGGCTGGCGATCGTCGGTGTGCCGCTGACGGTCAAACCCGGCGCGCAACAGATCAGCAGTGGCGGGCGCAATCTGCCGTTCACCGTGGGCAACAAAAAATACCCCGAACAGCGCATTACTCTGAAGAACAAGCAGCAAGTAAACCCGGATCAGTCGAACCTCAAGCGCATCGAAGGCGAACTGGCCGAGCAGATCAAGGCGTACCGCAGCTTCAGCCCGAACACGCCGAGCAATCTGCTGTTGGACAAACCGGTCAACGGGCCGCTATCGAGCAAGTTTGGCGTGCGCCGCTTCTTCAATGGTGAAGAGCGCAATCCCCACGCCGGCCTCGACTTCGCGGTGCCGATGGGCACGCCGATCAAGACCCCGGCGGCGGGCAAGGTGATCCTCACTGGCAACTATTTCTTCAACGGCAACACGGTGTTTGTCGACCATGGCCAAGGCTTTATCAGCATGTTCTGCCACATGTCGAAGATTGATGTGAAAGTCGGCGATCAACTGGCGCGGGGCGCGGTGGTCGGCAAGGTTGGCATGACCGGCCGGGCGACCGGCCCGCACATGCACTGGAATGTCAGCCTGAATGATGCGCGGGTGGATCCGGCGATTTTCATTGGTGCGTTTCAACCTTGA
- the leuA gene encoding 2-isopropylmalate synthase: MSMLKDPSSKYRAFPVINLPDRTWPSKTIDTAPIWCSSDLRDGNQSLIEPMDAVKKLRFWKTLVQVGVKEIEASFPAASQTDFDFVRTLIEEGHIPDDTTIQVLTQGREDLIERTFESLRGAKKAIVHLYNATSPSFRRIVFNQDKDGIKAIAVNAAKLFVKYAAMQPDTEWTFEYSPETFSATELEFAKEVCDAVIEVWNPTPEHKMILNLPATVECATPNIYADQIEWFGRNINRRDSVIISLHTHNDRGTGVAATELGLMAGADRVEGCLFGNGERTGNVDLVTVALNMYTQGLDPQLDFSDIDGVRKVVEECNQIQVHPRHPYVGDLVHTAFSGSHQDAIRKGFSQQKPDALWEVPYLPIDPADIGRSYEAVIRVNSQSGKGGIAYLLEQEYGISLPRRMQIEFSQVVQRETDRLGLEMTAKQIHSLLISEYLQANTPYALVSHRLQEENGNSNVEVEVASKGQGETNLHWRGKGNGALEALVAGLPIPVEIMDYNEHAIGAGTNAKAAAYIELRVNGERAVHGVGIDENITTASFKALFSALNRSLSQPEAKAA; encoded by the coding sequence ATGAGCATGCTCAAAGATCCGTCTTCGAAATACCGCGCGTTTCCTGTCATCAACCTGCCGGATCGCACCTGGCCATCGAAAACCATCGACACCGCGCCGATCTGGTGCAGCTCCGACCTGCGTGACGGCAACCAGTCGCTGATCGAACCGATGGACGCGGTGAAGAAGCTGCGCTTCTGGAAAACCCTCGTGCAAGTCGGCGTGAAGGAAATCGAAGCATCGTTCCCGGCGGCTTCGCAAACCGACTTCGACTTCGTGCGTACCCTGATCGAAGAAGGCCACATCCCGGACGACACCACCATCCAGGTGCTGACCCAGGGCCGTGAAGACCTGATCGAGCGCACCTTCGAATCCCTGCGCGGCGCGAAGAAAGCCATCGTTCACTTGTACAACGCTACCTCGCCTTCTTTCCGTCGCATCGTCTTCAACCAGGACAAGGACGGCATCAAGGCCATCGCGGTCAATGCCGCCAAGCTGTTCGTCAAATACGCCGCGATGCAGCCGGACACCGAGTGGACTTTCGAATACTCGCCGGAAACCTTCAGCGCCACCGAGCTGGAATTCGCCAAGGAAGTCTGTGACGCCGTGATCGAGGTGTGGAACCCGACGCCTGAGCACAAGATGATCCTCAACCTGCCGGCTACCGTTGAGTGCGCTACGCCGAACATCTACGCCGATCAGATCGAGTGGTTCGGCCGCAACATCAACCGTCGTGACAGCGTGATCATCAGCCTGCACACCCACAACGACCGTGGCACCGGCGTTGCCGCCACCGAGTTGGGCCTGATGGCCGGCGCCGATCGCGTCGAAGGCTGCCTGTTCGGCAACGGCGAGCGTACCGGTAACGTCGACCTCGTCACCGTTGCACTGAACATGTACACCCAGGGTCTCGACCCACAGCTGGACTTCTCCGACATCGACGGCGTGCGCAAAGTCGTCGAAGAGTGCAACCAGATTCAGGTTCACCCACGTCACCCGTATGTTGGCGATCTGGTGCACACCGCGTTCTCCGGTTCGCACCAGGATGCAATCCGCAAAGGCTTCTCCCAGCAGAAACCCGATGCACTGTGGGAAGTGCCGTACTTGCCGATCGACCCGGCCGACATTGGCCGCAGCTACGAGGCGGTGATTCGCGTCAACAGCCAGTCGGGCAAGGGCGGCATCGCTTACTTGCTGGAGCAGGAATACGGAATCAGCCTGCCACGTCGCATGCAGATCGAGTTCAGCCAGGTCGTGCAGCGTGAAACCGACCGCTTGGGTCTGGAGATGACCGCCAAGCAGATCCACTCGCTGTTGATCAGCGAATATCTGCAAGCCAACACCCCGTATGCGCTGGTCAGTCATCGCCTGCAGGAAGAAAACGGCAACAGCAATGTTGAAGTGGAAGTGGCGAGCAAAGGTCAGGGCGAAACCAATCTGCACTGGCGCGGCAAGGGCAACGGTGCGCTGGAAGCACTGGTCGCCGGCCTGCCGATTCCGGTGGAGATCATGGACTACAACGAACACGCGATCGGCGCGGGCACCAACGCCAAAGCAGCGGCTTACATCGAGCTGCGTGTGAATGGCGAGCGTGCGGTGCACGGCGTGGGTATCGATGAAAACATCACCACGGCCAGCTTCAAGGCCCTGTTCAGCGCGCTGAACCGCTCGCTGAGCCAGCCTGAGGCGAAAGCGGCGTAA
- a CDS encoding amidohydrolase: MRDLSALPDLNLALIQTSLAWHDRQANFEHFEQLLEQAQGADLIILPEMFTTGFSMESETLAEAENGPTSKWLRVQAAKLNAVITGSVIIQAADGSHRNRLLWARPDGEVLHYDKRHLFRMAGEHNHYTPGERQVQFELKGWRVRPLICYDLRFPVWSRDAQDTDLLLYTANWPGARRLHWNRLLPARAIENLCYVAAVNRVGTDGKGFAYTGDSQVLDFQGETLLAAGEADGVFKVVLEAAPLAAYRERFPANLDADTFEFT, translated from the coding sequence ATGCGTGATCTGAGTGCGTTACCCGATCTCAACCTGGCGCTCATCCAGACCAGCCTGGCCTGGCACGACCGTCAGGCCAACTTCGAGCATTTCGAGCAGTTGCTGGAGCAGGCGCAGGGCGCGGATCTGATCATCCTCCCGGAAATGTTCACCACCGGATTCTCCATGGAGTCCGAAACCCTTGCCGAAGCCGAGAACGGCCCGACCAGCAAATGGCTGCGGGTTCAGGCGGCGAAGCTCAATGCAGTGATCACCGGCAGCGTGATCATTCAGGCTGCCGACGGCAGCCATCGCAATCGCCTGTTGTGGGCGCGGCCGGACGGCGAAGTCTTGCATTACGACAAGCGTCACCTGTTCCGCATGGCCGGCGAGCACAATCACTACACCCCCGGCGAACGCCAGGTGCAGTTCGAACTCAAGGGCTGGCGTGTGCGTCCGCTGATTTGCTACGACCTGCGCTTTCCGGTGTGGAGTCGTGATGCGCAGGATACGGATCTACTGCTGTACACCGCCAATTGGCCGGGTGCGCGGCGTTTGCACTGGAATCGCCTGTTGCCGGCGCGTGCCATCGAAAACCTTTGCTATGTGGCGGCGGTGAATCGTGTTGGCACCGACGGCAAGGGTTTCGCTTACACCGGCGACAGCCAGGTACTGGATTTCCAGGGTGAAACCTTGCTGGCGGCGGGGGAGGCGGACGGGGTGTTCAAGGTGGTTCTGGAAGCCGCACCATTGGCGGCTTATCGTGAGCGCTTTCCGGCGAATCTGGATGCCGACACCTTCGAGTTCACCTGA